The Corynebacterium freiburgense region GTTCTTGCCATGCAGGAGACAAAATGCAAGGATGAACAATTCCCCCACCTGGTGTTTCAACAAGCTGGCTATGAAATAGCGCATGTGGGTTATAACCAGTGGAATGGCGTAGCAATTCTCTCACGTGTTGGATTAACCGAAGTAGCTGATCATTTTCCCAATCAACCTGGGTTTGATAAAGATCCCTTAAAGCCGCAGAATCTTGAGGCCCGCGCTCTTGGCGCTACATGTGGTGGTGTTCGCGTCTGGAGCCTCTACGTCCCGAATGGCCGCGAGATCGCCGATCGGCATTATGATTACAAGCTCCGCTGGCTGGATGCGCTGCGTCGCCTTGCATTGCAAAGTCCCGAACTTGCCGTTTATCTAGGTGATTTTAATATCGCACCACTTGATACAGATGTTTGGGATATCGCTGCATTTGCTGGTGCAACACATGTCACCGAACCAGAGCGCGCTGCCTTTGCACTGCTAGAAGATGCGGGACTAGTGGAAACTTCCCGCAGATTTGATGGCGGGTTTTCCTATTGGGATTACAAAGGTGCACGGTTTCAGCGCGGAGAGGGCATGAAAATTGATTTCCAATTGGCTACTCCTGCCCTAGCAATACGAGCAACCGGCGGTTTTATTGATCGTGAGGAACGCTCCGGCAAAGGGGCATCAGACCATGCTCCGGTGATCGTGGATTACAACGTGTAATGTTCGAAATTAATTTGGAATGGTGGCAGACCTTTGGCCTGATTATCGATTACACAATCAAGATCATGGCCATTGGAACCGTCCCTGAGGGACGCAAGCCTGGCTCCTCTAATGCCTGGCTTTTGGCAATTTTGGTATTGCCCCTTGTTGGTCTTCCGCTATTCCTTTTGATGGGCAGCCCATATATTAATCGGCGTCGTCACCGT contains the following coding sequences:
- a CDS encoding exodeoxyribonuclease III: MRIVNWNVNSIRTRADRVLDFLQRHDVDVLAMQETKCKDEQFPHLVFQQAGYEIAHVGYNQWNGVAILSRVGLTEVADHFPNQPGFDKDPLKPQNLEARALGATCGGVRVWSLYVPNGREIADRHYDYKLRWLDALRRLALQSPELAVYLGDFNIAPLDTDVWDIAAFAGATHVTEPERAAFALLEDAGLVETSRRFDGGFSYWDYKGARFQRGEGMKIDFQLATPALAIRATGGFIDREERSGKGASDHAPVIVDYNV